From the genome of Gracilibacillus salitolerans, one region includes:
- a CDS encoding superoxide dismutase family protein — protein sequence MKRYVLCFFLVMLMFFASCQAEDRSPLEVRLYNPDNDAVGTATFKEQEDLVTVQIKVEGLEQGLHGVHIHEYAKCEGPDFQSAGNHFNPEGNEHGLMHPEGAHLGDMPNLEIEADGTADVELELPGATLMDGDKSLLREDGTSIIIHGGQDDGVSQPAGDAGDRVVCGAISLDEATDDDKPTDPTESNKKEEE from the coding sequence ATGAAAAGGTATGTACTTTGTTTCTTTTTAGTTATGCTCATGTTCTTTGCTAGCTGTCAGGCGGAGGATCGCTCTCCGTTAGAAGTCCGTTTGTATAATCCGGATAATGATGCTGTGGGAACTGCTACGTTTAAAGAACAGGAAGATTTGGTAACTGTTCAAATTAAGGTGGAAGGTTTGGAACAAGGGTTGCATGGCGTACATATTCATGAATATGCTAAATGTGAAGGACCAGATTTTCAATCTGCCGGCAATCATTTTAATCCAGAAGGAAATGAACATGGACTCATGCATCCGGAGGGTGCTCATCTAGGTGATATGCCAAATTTAGAAATAGAGGCAGACGGAACGGCAGATGTAGAACTTGAGCTTCCAGGGGCAACATTAATGGACGGAGATAAATCCTTATTAAGAGAAGATGGAACCTCGATCATTATTCATGGAGGGCAGGATGATGGTGTTTCCCAACCTGCAGGTGATGCAGGTGACCGCGTTGTTTGTGGTGCCATATCTTTAGATGAAGCAACAGATGATGACAAGCCAACTGATCCAACTGAATCTAATAAAAAAGAAGAGGAGTAA
- a CDS encoding YugN family protein, whose product MSALYELDSKIENNVYSYQQVKDILEKEGYALGGAWEYDHGYFDYKLANDGGYHFLRIPFHSVRGEIEHDASVIRIDKPYLLTHRYQDDVDAYAESSVIQAAFNQFQAPIEKDADIPSNYIEKGKVVLQNLEVLLTQISD is encoded by the coding sequence GTGAGTGCGTTGTACGAATTAGATTCGAAAATTGAGAATAATGTATATTCCTATCAACAAGTGAAAGACATACTAGAAAAAGAAGGCTATGCACTAGGTGGAGCGTGGGAGTATGATCACGGCTATTTTGATTATAAATTAGCTAACGATGGTGGCTATCATTTTCTTCGTATCCCTTTTCATTCTGTGAGAGGGGAGATAGAGCATGATGCGTCAGTAATAAGAATCGATAAACCTTATTTACTGACTCACCGCTATCAGGATGATGTTGACGCATATGCAGAAAGTAGTGTCATACAAGCTGCTTTCAACCAATTTCAGGCACCTATAGAAAAAGATGCTGATATTCCATCAAATTATATTGAAAAAGGGAAAGTCGTATTGCAAAACTTAGAAGTGTTACTTACGCAAATTTCGGATTGA
- a CDS encoding glucose-6-phosphate isomerase, with protein sequence MTHVRFDYEKALAFFGEHELEYLKEPVKLAHEMVHNKTGAGNDFLGWVDLPTDYDKEEFARIKKSADKIKSDSDVLLVVGIGGSYLGARAAIEMLNHSFYNELAKEQRNTPQVFFVGNSISAPYINDLFDVLKDKDVSVNVISKSGTTTEPAIAFRIFRKFLEEKYGVEEAKQRIYATTDKAKGALKTLANEEGYESFVIPDDVGGRYSVLTAVGLLPIAVSGVDIDEMMQGAQKAQEELSEADLAKNPAYQYAAVRNVLYNKGKTIEMLINYEPALQYFSEWWKQLYGESEGKDFKGIYPSSANFSTDLHSLGQYVQEGRRDIFETVLHVEEPKSNITIEKEDQDLDGLNYLAGETLDFVNEKAFQGTLLAHTDGEVPNLLVHLPKLDAYTFGYVVYFFEKACAISGYLLGVNPFDQPGVEAYKKNMFALLGKPGFEEEKEKLEKRL encoded by the coding sequence ATGACACATGTACGCTTTGATTACGAGAAAGCACTAGCCTTTTTCGGGGAACATGAATTAGAGTACCTGAAAGAACCGGTAAAATTAGCACATGAAATGGTACATAACAAGACAGGTGCAGGGAATGATTTTTTAGGTTGGGTAGACCTTCCAACTGACTATGACAAAGAAGAGTTTGCTAGAATTAAGAAATCGGCCGATAAAATCAAATCCGATTCCGACGTGCTATTAGTTGTAGGTATTGGTGGTTCTTACTTAGGTGCACGAGCAGCAATCGAAATGCTAAATCATTCTTTTTATAATGAATTAGCGAAAGAACAACGTAATACACCACAAGTTTTCTTTGTTGGTAATAGCATTAGCGCTCCGTATATCAATGATCTATTTGATGTATTAAAAGATAAAGATGTATCCGTAAATGTTATTTCGAAAAGTGGTACAACGACAGAACCAGCAATTGCTTTCCGTATTTTCCGTAAGTTCCTTGAGGAAAAATATGGTGTAGAAGAAGCGAAACAACGTATCTATGCGACAACTGATAAAGCAAAAGGTGCCCTAAAAACATTAGCAAATGAAGAAGGGTACGAAAGCTTCGTTATTCCAGATGATGTTGGAGGACGTTACTCTGTTCTTACAGCGGTAGGGTTATTACCAATTGCGGTAAGTGGAGTAGATATTGATGAAATGATGCAAGGTGCGCAAAAAGCTCAAGAAGAATTAAGTGAAGCAGACCTAGCGAAGAACCCTGCTTATCAATATGCTGCGGTTCGTAATGTCCTTTACAATAAAGGAAAAACGATTGAAATGCTTATTAATTATGAGCCAGCACTTCAATATTTCTCTGAATGGTGGAAGCAGCTTTACGGTGAAAGTGAAGGGAAAGATTTCAAAGGTATTTATCCATCTTCTGCTAACTTCTCAACTGATCTTCACTCATTAGGTCAGTATGTACAAGAGGGACGCCGTGATATTTTTGAAACAGTACTTCACGTAGAAGAACCAAAATCAAATATCACCATTGAAAAGGAAGATCAGGATTTAGATGGATTAAATTATTTAGCTGGGGAAACACTGGACTTTGTTAACGAAAAGGCATTCCAGGGTACATTACTAGCACATACTGATGGTGAGGTACCGAACTTATTAGTACACCTTCCAAAACTTGATGCATACACATTTGGATATGTCGTGTACTTTTTCGAAAAAGCTTGTGCGATCAGTGGATACTTATTAGGTGTGAATCCATTTGACCAGCCAGGTGTTGAAGCATATAAGAAAAATATGTTTGCCTTACTTGGTAAACCAGGTTTTGAAGAAGAAAAAGAAAAATTAGAAAAACGTCTGTAA
- a CDS encoding zinc-binding metallopeptidase family protein encodes MEKERIAFLQELLHTPSPSSMEMEIQKKWLKYVEPFVDEIRSDHAGNVIAVKNEEADFHLLLAGHSDEVAFVVNRMDDNGFVFVDKMGGINPKSAIGMKVEILGQDKQVPGVIGVNAQHHGGIKGDFEVEDLFIDCGAKDKSEMEQDIQIGDLVVYRRQSEVLKNRYVSGRGLDNRTGAFIVAEVMRRLADKDISIGVYGVSTVNEETNLGGAYFAAAGLKPDAALALDVTFATDYPSVDKRKHGDIRLDGGPVLAKGAPINRKLNQLLEKSAEKLGVEVQYELTPRHTGTDADKMRLTGKGVPISLVSLPLRYMHSPVETASIKDIEEEISLLIEMITNMTGKESLNPLDD; translated from the coding sequence ATGGAAAAAGAAAGAATAGCGTTTTTACAAGAGTTATTACATACACCCTCTCCATCAAGTATGGAAATGGAAATTCAGAAAAAGTGGCTGAAATATGTAGAGCCATTTGTCGATGAAATACGTAGTGATCACGCTGGTAACGTCATTGCGGTGAAAAATGAAGAAGCAGATTTTCATTTGCTGTTAGCTGGTCATAGTGATGAGGTTGCATTTGTTGTTAATCGTATGGATGATAATGGTTTTGTCTTTGTGGACAAAATGGGTGGTATTAATCCAAAGTCAGCAATTGGCATGAAAGTGGAAATATTAGGTCAGGATAAACAAGTTCCTGGTGTAATCGGTGTTAACGCCCAGCATCATGGAGGTATAAAAGGTGACTTTGAAGTGGAAGATCTTTTTATAGATTGTGGCGCAAAAGATAAGTCGGAAATGGAACAAGATATCCAAATTGGGGATTTAGTAGTGTATCGCCGACAATCTGAAGTCTTAAAAAATCGCTATGTTTCTGGTAGAGGACTTGATAATCGAACAGGTGCTTTTATCGTTGCAGAAGTAATGAGAAGGCTTGCGGATAAAGATATTAGTATCGGAGTTTATGGTGTGAGTACTGTGAACGAAGAAACAAACTTGGGTGGTGCCTATTTCGCAGCGGCAGGTCTTAAACCAGATGCAGCCTTAGCATTAGATGTTACATTTGCTACTGACTACCCATCTGTAGATAAACGAAAACATGGCGATATTCGATTAGACGGTGGTCCTGTACTGGCAAAAGGAGCACCGATCAATCGCAAATTGAATCAACTGTTAGAAAAGAGCGCCGAAAAATTAGGTGTCGAAGTACAATATGAATTAACGCCAAGACATACAGGAACAGATGCTGATAAGATGCGCTTAACGGGTAAAGGTGTACCAATCAGTTTAGTATCTCTGCCATTACGATACATGCATTCACCCGTGGAGACGGCAAGTATCAAAGATATCGAAGAGGAAATTTCTTTATTGATAGAAATGATCACAAATATGACTGGCAAGGAAAGTTTAAATCCATTAGATGATTAA
- a CDS encoding PaaI family thioesterase, giving the protein MHNTLMEALQMEVKEKSKSLVAISMPVTGSVKQPVGFLHGGATVALAETAASMGGMEHVDPRSQAIVGMEINCNHLRAKKDGVIIAKATPIHIGKRTMVWNIQVEDEDEELIAISRCTLGVINKL; this is encoded by the coding sequence ATGCACAACACCTTAATGGAAGCATTACAAATGGAAGTAAAAGAAAAATCAAAAAGCCTGGTCGCTATTTCGATGCCGGTAACCGGAAGTGTCAAACAGCCTGTCGGTTTTCTTCACGGAGGAGCAACGGTAGCTCTAGCGGAAACGGCAGCAAGTATGGGTGGCATGGAGCATGTTGATCCGCGATCACAAGCGATTGTTGGTATGGAAATTAATTGCAATCATCTAAGAGCGAAAAAAGATGGAGTTATTATTGCTAAAGCAACTCCTATTCATATTGGCAAGCGTACAATGGTATGGAATATCCAAGTGGAGGATGAAGACGAGGAATTAATTGCGATTTCTCGTTGTACGTTAGGAGTTATTAATAAGTTGTAG
- a CDS encoding ECF transporter S component produces the protein MNSSSAQTSNLYRLIVISIMGTISVLLMFLNFPLPFPFIPAYLRIDVSDIPALIAGIIFSPVAGVVVVAIKNILYVLVTAISDPIGALANFFAGMLYVVPVSFMYMKYRSMKSVLIGLGIGTLLMTIGLTLLNYFLFIPAYSWFMGWEEMSESVKRSTVLVGILPFNLIKGIIVGIVFALIFTKLKNWIQKK, from the coding sequence TTGAATTCATCATCTGCCCAAACAAGTAATCTCTATCGTTTAATCGTGATTTCGATTATGGGAACGATATCGGTATTATTAATGTTTTTAAATTTCCCTTTACCATTTCCTTTTATTCCAGCATATTTGCGAATAGATGTAAGTGATATTCCAGCCCTAATTGCAGGGATTATTTTTTCACCAGTCGCAGGAGTAGTAGTTGTAGCCATCAAAAATATATTGTATGTGCTTGTAACAGCTATTTCTGATCCGATTGGTGCACTGGCCAATTTCTTTGCCGGGATGCTTTATGTTGTACCGGTTAGTTTTATGTATATGAAATATCGTTCAATGAAAAGTGTGCTCATCGGTTTAGGAATCGGAACATTGCTGATGACCATTGGCTTAACCCTTTTAAACTACTTCTTATTTATTCCGGCATATAGCTGGTTTATGGGCTGGGAAGAAATGTCCGAAAGTGTAAAGCGAAGCACAGTACTAGTTGGTATCCTGCCATTTAACCTGATAAAAGGGATAATAGTAGGTATCGTTTTTGCACTAATCTTCACCAAACTTAAGAACTGGATACAAAAGAAATAA
- a CDS encoding alpha/beta fold hydrolase: protein MKSTIPYKGHIISFTFHKNSLKPTIIMLHGFLASTYCFRKLIPLLQKDFQIISIDIPPFGESEKSNTCLFSYDHIVDAIKFIMDDHSIDKAIFLGHSMGGQISLRFAYKHPNHIDLLYLIAPCSFMRHSPLLARAICHNPLSPFIARRLLKRKGVYEMLRHSIYHDNIITDEMLEHYKKPFLDKKIYPCIIKILNDHQGDLSEQALSTINTPAHIIWGKNDEIIPYEIGYELIKYLPKATLTTLDQAGHLLSEENPHQIAKIVSQWNRSSVPLSQ, encoded by the coding sequence ATGAAAAGTACAATCCCATATAAAGGACATATTATCAGCTTTACTTTTCACAAGAATTCGCTTAAACCTACTATTATCATGCTACATGGTTTTTTAGCTTCAACATACTGCTTTCGAAAGTTAATTCCATTATTACAAAAAGACTTCCAAATTATTTCTATTGACATTCCGCCATTTGGAGAAAGTGAAAAATCCAACACTTGTTTATTTTCCTATGATCACATAGTAGATGCCATCAAATTTATAATGGACGACCACTCCATCGACAAAGCCATTTTTCTCGGTCATTCAATGGGTGGTCAAATTTCCTTGAGATTTGCTTACAAACACCCTAATCATATTGACCTTTTATATTTAATAGCACCATGTAGCTTTATGAGACATTCACCATTGTTGGCCAGAGCAATCTGCCACAATCCATTATCTCCTTTTATTGCAAGAAGATTGTTAAAGCGAAAAGGAGTTTATGAAATGCTCAGACACTCCATTTATCACGATAACATCATCACGGATGAAATGTTGGAACACTATAAAAAACCGTTTCTCGACAAAAAAATATATCCATGTATTATAAAAATATTAAACGATCACCAAGGCGATTTATCTGAACAAGCACTCTCAACTATTAACACCCCAGCCCATATTATCTGGGGAAAAAATGATGAAATTATCCCTTACGAAATCGGATATGAACTCATTAAATACCTGCCAAAAGCAACACTAACAACCCTAGACCAAGCAGGCCATCTTCTCTCGGAAGAAAATCCTCACCAGATCGCCAAGATTGTTAGTCAGTGGAACAGAAGTAGTGTCCCACTTTCCCAATAA
- a CDS encoding CotY/CotZ family spore coat protein: MSSKKVSFEKDHVGDNNCVCDVLQFILDAQDDTNGNGCTSGCAQFLVNPVQTVNTVPFILITKKNTVQFAFGDLPENDCFITVYFRINALDDCCATLELLEPNPGRAIQTGDNCCVPLNQVCGAGGDLELTRTGQCITVDLDCICAVQCFDPTVVV; encoded by the coding sequence ATGTCTAGTAAAAAAGTAAGTTTTGAAAAAGATCATGTTGGTGACAATAATTGTGTTTGTGACGTGCTTCAATTTATTTTGGATGCTCAAGATGATACAAATGGAAATGGGTGTACTTCAGGATGTGCACAGTTTCTTGTAAATCCAGTCCAAACAGTTAATACAGTCCCTTTTATTCTTATTACAAAAAAGAATACTGTACAATTTGCATTTGGTGACCTTCCTGAAAATGATTGTTTTATCACTGTCTATTTTAGAATAAATGCATTAGATGACTGTTGTGCAACACTAGAGTTGTTAGAACCAAACCCAGGAAGAGCAATTCAAACAGGAGATAACTGCTGTGTACCACTTAACCAAGTTTGTGGTGCAGGTGGTGATCTGGAATTAACGAGAACAGGTCAGTGTATAACAGTTGATTTAGACTGTATCTGTGCAGTTCAATGTTTTGATCCTACAGTTGTAGTGTAA
- the yugI gene encoding S1 domain-containing post-transcriptional regulator GSP13 yields the protein MSDKFQIGDVVEGVITGVQPYGAFVSIDEEVQGLVHISEVTNGFVKDINDHVKEGDKVTVKIIEVDESENKYALSIRALQPERQADRNTNPISEKEGEHGFNTLKDKLKEWIKQSE from the coding sequence ATGTCAGATAAATTTCAAATAGGAGATGTGGTTGAAGGAGTAATCACAGGGGTTCAACCTTATGGTGCATTCGTCTCTATCGATGAGGAAGTACAAGGTTTAGTTCATATATCTGAAGTTACAAACGGTTTTGTCAAAGATATTAACGATCATGTTAAAGAGGGAGACAAAGTAACCGTTAAAATAATTGAAGTTGATGAAAGTGAAAACAAATATGCATTATCAATCCGTGCGCTGCAGCCCGAAAGACAAGCAGATCGCAATACAAATCCAATTTCAGAAAAAGAAGGAGAACACGGATTTAACACTCTGAAGGACAAGCTTAAAGAATGGATTAAACAATCTGAGTAA
- a CDS encoding MalY/PatB family protein, translating into MTFSFDKQIERRNTRAVKWDLVKALYGSEDVLPMWVADMDFEVPPAVKDALTERAKHGVFGYTFTDNALQDTITDWLEYKHDWKVKNTSIQYSPGVIATLYMAIQTFTDIGDKVLIQTPVYPPFYDIVKRHDRELVTNQLIVQENKYEIDFDDFESKLQQGVKAFILCNPHNPVGRVWTKAELEKIVALCKKYHVMIFADEIHADLVYQQHKHIPIAKIDEDMADQIITCMSPTKTFNLAGLQVSYWIVPDKEKRDALEKTFHKQGMHILNTMGITALDAAYNNGREWLDQLLDQLHTNIDYVDNAFANHPKVNVFHPEGTYLIWLDFRKLGLSQDELKEFLQKEAKVGLNDGASFGEEGIGFMRMNIACPLDIVKEGTTRIINALENVKKE; encoded by the coding sequence ATGACATTTTCTTTTGATAAACAAATTGAGAGACGAAACACGAGGGCCGTCAAATGGGATCTAGTCAAAGCGCTATACGGATCGGAAGATGTCTTACCCATGTGGGTAGCAGATATGGACTTTGAAGTTCCACCAGCTGTAAAAGATGCGTTAACAGAACGTGCAAAACACGGTGTATTTGGCTACACCTTTACCGATAATGCACTTCAAGACACAATTACTGATTGGTTGGAATACAAACATGATTGGAAAGTGAAAAATACCTCTATCCAATACAGCCCAGGTGTGATCGCTACCTTATATATGGCTATCCAAACCTTCACAGACATAGGGGATAAAGTTCTGATTCAGACACCTGTATACCCTCCTTTTTACGATATCGTAAAAAGACACGACCGTGAATTAGTGACAAATCAACTGATTGTTCAAGAAAACAAATATGAGATTGATTTCGATGATTTTGAATCTAAATTACAACAAGGAGTTAAAGCATTTATTCTCTGTAACCCACATAATCCGGTTGGCCGTGTGTGGACCAAAGCAGAATTAGAGAAAATTGTAGCACTTTGTAAAAAATATCATGTGATGATTTTTGCGGACGAAATCCATGCAGACCTTGTGTATCAACAACACAAGCACATACCAATCGCTAAAATAGACGAGGACATGGCAGATCAGATTATTACTTGTATGTCACCTACAAAAACATTTAACTTGGCAGGGCTACAAGTTTCCTATTGGATAGTACCAGATAAGGAGAAAAGAGACGCATTGGAAAAGACCTTTCATAAACAAGGAATGCATATTTTAAATACAATGGGAATTACCGCTTTAGATGCAGCCTATAATAATGGGCGAGAATGGCTTGATCAATTACTCGACCAATTACATACAAATATCGATTACGTGGATAACGCATTCGCTAATCATCCCAAAGTGAACGTATTCCATCCAGAAGGTACCTATTTAATATGGCTTGATTTCCGTAAACTCGGCCTTTCACAAGATGAACTTAAAGAATTTTTACAAAAAGAAGCCAAAGTTGGATTAAATGATGGGGCCTCATTTGGAGAAGAAGGTATAGGTTTTATGCGGATGAATATTGCATGTCCATTAGATATAGTAAAAGAAGGTACTACCCGAATTATTAATGCGTTAGAAAACGTAAAAAAGGAGTAA
- a CDS encoding phosphocarrier protein HPr — translation MKEQSFTIQSDTGIHARPATLLVNKAGQYESHVELHYNGKTVNLKSIMGVMSLGVPKGAEIRITVDGNDEDQALEGIAETIEEHLGK, via the coding sequence ATGAAAGAACAATCTTTTACTATTCAAAGTGACACGGGTATTCACGCACGACCAGCAACTTTATTAGTAAATAAAGCTGGGCAATATGAATCACATGTGGAATTACATTATAATGGTAAGACAGTAAATTTAAAATCCATCATGGGTGTTATGTCACTAGGTGTACCTAAAGGAGCAGAAATTCGTATTACCGTTGATGGTAATGATGAAGATCAAGCTCTAGAAGGAATTGCAGAAACCATTGAAGAACATTTAGGAAAATAA
- a CDS encoding potassium channel family protein, producing the protein MIWYKCVQFYFHLPIIVRLLLSVSILMTMFGSLIHLIEPDHFPSVFDGIWWAIVTGSTVGYGDYVPLSTIGKIIAILLILAGGGFVTFYMATLSAGTIKFEQDLSEGKTSYRGTNHTIIIGWNERTKQLIEMIEAHNLDTEVVLIDHTLNKLSFKDHHIHYIKGEPTSDKTLQKANIEQAKFIIITSDPSLTEEQADRQTILSIIAARGNNASIHIISEILTEMQRKNAIRAGADVTVRSNNFMSSLFYQSLFQTDPQVTEIIAKTLEEQQFCSELVDEGLIDKDFYFCAQQFLADRKWLIGLFRENEMILHPDFALRMKKGDSLIYLQSLEHTRKQVE; encoded by the coding sequence ATGATTTGGTATAAATGCGTACAATTTTACTTCCATCTGCCCATTATTGTACGGCTATTATTAAGTGTATCGATACTAATGACAATGTTCGGATCTCTTATCCATTTAATCGAACCAGATCACTTCCCCTCCGTATTTGACGGAATTTGGTGGGCGATAGTTACAGGGTCGACCGTTGGATATGGAGATTATGTACCACTTAGTACAATCGGCAAAATAATAGCTATCCTACTAATTTTAGCCGGGGGTGGTTTCGTTACTTTTTACATGGCTACCTTGTCTGCAGGGACTATCAAATTTGAACAAGATTTATCAGAAGGAAAAACTTCTTATAGAGGTACCAACCACACTATTATTATAGGTTGGAATGAGCGAACTAAACAATTAATTGAAATGATTGAAGCTCATAACCTTGATACAGAAGTGGTATTGATTGATCATACTTTAAATAAGCTATCCTTTAAAGATCACCACATACATTATATCAAAGGTGAACCTACTTCAGATAAAACATTACAAAAAGCCAATATTGAACAAGCAAAATTTATTATTATTACATCTGACCCTAGCTTAACGGAGGAACAAGCTGACCGGCAAACGATTTTAAGTATCATTGCAGCTCGTGGTAATAATGCTTCCATCCATATCATTTCCGAAATTTTAACCGAAATGCAGCGAAAAAATGCGATTCGCGCTGGAGCCGATGTCACCGTTCGTTCTAATAATTTTATGAGTTCCTTATTTTATCAATCACTATTCCAAACAGATCCCCAAGTTACAGAAATTATAGCAAAAACTCTAGAAGAACAACAATTTTGCTCAGAATTAGTTGATGAAGGTTTGATTGATAAAGATTTTTACTTCTGTGCTCAACAATTCTTAGCAGATAGAAAATGGTTAATTGGCTTATTTAGAGAAAATGAAATGATCTTACATCCCGATTTTGCATTACGTATGAAAAAGGGCGATTCTCTAATATATTTACAGTCATTAGAACATACTCGAAAACAAGTTGAATAA
- a CDS encoding 1,4-dihydroxy-2-naphthoate polyprenyltransferase: METKSNHLNEKPGFHIWWRLLRPHTLTASFIPVFVGTMLAVLDSSFQPLLFVAMLIAAMLIQAATNMFNEYYDYARGLDNENSVGIGGTIVRDGIKPHVVKRLAFVFFGVAILLGVYICMTSSWWIAVIGSLCMLVGYLYTGGPIPIAYTPFGEVFSGLLMGTVIIGISYYIQTLMVTWQVIVISIPIAIFIGCILLSNNIRDLDGDKENGRKTIAILLGRDRAIFLLSSLMLLSYALTAAFIIAGLLPIYSIISLLSIPKARQAVRTFQTNTTNVGMIPAMVATAKTNTIYGALIGLSLLLQIFIPLPL; this comes from the coding sequence ATGGAAACAAAATCAAACCATTTAAATGAGAAGCCCGGATTCCATATATGGTGGAGATTACTGAGACCACACACATTGACTGCTTCCTTTATTCCTGTTTTTGTCGGGACCATGTTAGCAGTACTGGATAGTAGTTTCCAACCATTGTTATTTGTTGCGATGTTAATTGCGGCGATGTTGATCCAAGCGGCTACCAATATGTTTAATGAGTATTATGATTATGCGAGAGGACTGGACAACGAAAACTCCGTCGGCATTGGTGGAACCATTGTCAGAGATGGTATCAAACCTCATGTTGTAAAAAGGTTAGCATTTGTCTTTTTCGGAGTGGCAATCTTACTAGGTGTTTATATTTGTATGACATCCAGCTGGTGGATCGCCGTTATAGGTAGCTTATGTATGTTAGTCGGCTACTTATATACGGGCGGACCGATACCGATTGCCTACACACCATTCGGAGAGGTTTTTTCTGGACTGTTAATGGGAACTGTTATTATCGGGATTAGTTATTATATTCAGACATTAATGGTCACATGGCAAGTAATCGTTATTTCTATTCCGATCGCTATTTTTATTGGCTGTATTCTGTTATCTAACAATATCCGTGATTTAGATGGCGACAAAGAAAACGGTCGAAAAACGATCGCTATTTTACTTGGAAGAGATCGGGCTATCTTTCTTTTATCCAGCTTAATGTTACTTAGTTATGCGTTGACAGCCGCCTTTATTATCGCTGGACTATTACCAATATATAGTATCATTAGTTTATTAAGTATACCGAAAGCTCGCCAAGCTGTTCGTACATTCCAAACCAATACGACAAATGTTGGTATGATTCCCGCCATGGTTGCTACTGCTAAAACCAATACAATCTATGGTGCACTTATCGGATTGTCATTATTATTACAAATTTTCATTCCACTACCATTGTAA
- a CDS encoding transposase: MKDVHAPLIQKLMTLRGIAVITATSLAAEIGSFGRFPQPSGFMSYTELVPSESSSGDARRLEAITKTGNRHIRKLLIEAAWSYRHKPAVGRDLKRRQNGQPTNILSISWKAQHRLHKKYYRLMGRGKESGKAITAVARELAGFIWAIANAPGGEGELS, from the coding sequence ATGAAGGACGTTCATGCACCGTTGATTCAAAAGCTCATGACATTACGAGGCATAGCGGTTATAACAGCTACTAGCTTGGCTGCAGAAATTGGGTCGTTTGGACGATTCCCTCAACCTAGTGGCTTTATGTCCTACACAGAATTAGTACCAAGTGAAAGTTCCAGTGGTGACGCACGAAGGTTAGAGGCAATCACCAAAACAGGAAACCGACATATTCGGAAGTTGTTAATTGAGGCTGCATGGAGTTATCGACATAAACCTGCCGTTGGTCGAGATTTGAAAAGAAGGCAAAATGGACAACCGACCAATATTTTAAGCATTTCATGGAAAGCTCAACATCGATTACACAAAAAATATTACCGGTTGATGGGACGCGGGAAAGAAAGTGGAAAAGCCATTACGGCTGTCGCAAGAGAATTAGCAGGTTTTATCTGGGCTATAGCTAATGCACCTGGTGGTGAAGGGGAGTTGTCTTAG